One part of the Calidithermus timidus DSM 17022 genome encodes these proteins:
- a CDS encoding ArsR/SmtB family transcription factor — MLISTDIDITLRGFQALADPTRLRILQALEGGPRCVCQIQEDLPQVAPNLLSHHLRVLREAGLVHATKRGRWVDYSLNGAALEALRSSIPRPWLPFRPNR, encoded by the coding sequence GTGCTTATTTCAACGGATATTGATATAACCTTGCGAGGTTTCCAGGCCCTCGCCGACCCCACCCGGCTGCGCATCCTGCAAGCGCTCGAGGGCGGCCCGCGCTGCGTTTGCCAGATCCAGGAAGACCTGCCCCAGGTTGCCCCCAATCTGCTCTCCCACCACCTGCGTGTGCTGCGCGAGGCCGGTTTAGTCCACGCAACCAAGCGGGGGCGCTGGGTGGATTATTCGCTCAACGGTGCTGCGCTCGAGGCCCTGCGCTCTTCCATTCCCCGCCCGTGGCTCCCT
- a CDS encoding OsmC family protein — MQTYRVKVERTDPQHVRASVRDFTLELGARRADTEAGFNPVETLLSAAGACLLTGLQFVAETSRISLEAAWVELEATRQDKPPTLTQIRYRLYLKSPAPPERLERLIELAERNSTVLQTLAQAVRLQGSWEVAP, encoded by the coding sequence ATGCAAACCTACCGCGTTAAGGTTGAGCGAACCGACCCCCAGCATGTCCGGGCCTCCGTGCGGGACTTTACCCTGGAGCTGGGGGCCCGCCGGGCCGATACCGAGGCGGGCTTTAACCCCGTGGAGACCCTTTTATCGGCGGCGGGTGCCTGTTTGCTGACTGGCCTGCAGTTTGTGGCCGAGACCTCCCGGATTTCCCTGGAAGCCGCCTGGGTTGAACTCGAGGCCACCCGGCAAGACAAACCTCCCACCCTCACCCAGATTCGCTACCGCCTGTACCTTAAAAGCCCGGCCCCACCTGAACGCCTGGAGCGCCTGATCGAGCTGGCAGAGCGCAACAGTACGGTGCTGCAAACGCTGGCCCAGGCCGTGCGCCTTCAGGGCTCCTGGGAGGTGGCGCCTTGA